The sequence CGGCTCCATTATTGGTAACCAACGTATATATCAACTTAATAGTCCATCAAACGCTATATAAAGCCGGACGTCCTACTTTTTTACAGAATGTTCTCGCCGAAAAACTAAATATGCAGATGCTTTGTCTATACACTGCGAATACCACTATCACGGTATCAGTTGTGCTACTGATCACTGGTTACAAGTTGAATTGAAAATGAGGAAAAGTTCACAAAGTTTCGGTTAATCTATAATTCACAAAAGGCACtcggtaataaaatattacttattattagtcTCATTATTAGTTTAATAGTACTTATTAGACACTGTTTTGAAGTTAGTAACGAGAAAAGTTGATAAAACTTCGTCTAGTGAAGAACTTAAAGGAGTAAAACGAGATTAACGTATGAAGAGTGTGATGTATGAACATGTTAATTAACTATTCATACATCTCAGTATTTTTCCGACATAAGGATCAAATGAACGTTATTATAAGAACGTAAATAAGTTAATGATAGATGTTTCCGAAGCTGTCATTAAAAACTAGAATATTCGCACTCCAAAGGCGCTTCTCGGTCGTCAATTGATTTCacacagaaaaattgtaaagtaatattaatctttgtataatgtatcggtatatgaaacattgaaataaaatagttttgttccttgaTTTATGTGCAATTTCCCGTcaagttaatttcacaaaatgtcGTGTATATCTCACTAAAAAATTGTTGAGTATTTGCAGTGAAACAGTTCTGGAGTACGAAGGGCTAAGTTGTAAACCTCTCAAAAAAGAAATGTTGCGAACGACTCGGAGAGCAGCCGAAGTATGGATCTCGGTTTGTTTGAACGGTGAATTCCTTCAAAGTGCCGTCACTTGGCAAAACAATGAACGAGAAACAATGTTACAACCTGTTACACGTACGAAAGTCGAGCGTGGACTGCCGGTTTATGTCAATGCCCACCAGTGTCTCTTTCAAAATCAAAAGTGATAATTATCAACGCATGTCAAAGGTGATCGGACATTgattacacttttatattaCAAGGACTTTTTGTACCGATAATTACATTCatgaatacaaaattattacaataaatctGACTAATACTAATACATCGGACTCATAAACAAAAAGCGgattgtttttcaatttaatcgGAACGTACACTTCCTTTTGCAATAAGTTCAATGATCTTGTCAGTGTATATACGATACCCTTCACAATTGCACTAACGAGATTCCACTAATCATTCCAGTTAATCCACTTTCATAGGTGTATACCTCATATTACTGTTAACacaaatacagaaatataataattaacaatagaacAACCACATCGAAATCACagctttcagttttcttattccgcAACTATTAATATCTGAAAatcgttaaatatccgaaataacttgaaaaataaatagtttcactttaatactatgatcaatatataaagaaaccgGAGAAAGatctattgtttcaatttttatagaagtACGTATGATTCGTGTTAAACACTGGAAGAATGTTCTAGTGGCAGCACTCTTTTTATTGCACGATCTTACATCTCAGTAGCTAGATCTTAATTTCATTAGCACGTTAACAAATTTAGTTCGACGAGTATCAAGAACTGTTTAAAGCGACAATTGCAACGAAAGGTTGGACATGTTGATTAACTGAAATAGGAGTCATCAAATAATTTACTAACGATAAACATTATACTATTACAGTCTTATTTATAAATCTCCTACGTAAAATGACTTTATTTTTCGaatgtaacatttcatttttcgcGCATTTAATGTCGTTCGTATAGTTCTAAGATACTGTAATCCGTTTTGCATAATCGCTCCCTGGTAGAGacttaaaaacaatgaaaatccgGATTACCCGGATAAAAACCACTGCCAgacgatttttaattattgtacgtAGACGATATGTTTATCAATCGACAAAGACATTTATCGCCTTCTGCACGCAACGATACGGTTAACGCATGCGCTGAGACCTCGCCGAAAATGACATTGTCTGGGTCACCTCCGAAATTTAAACTATTCCCCTTGACCTATTCTAGGGTCACAGACGAGTCCATAAACCTTGCTTGATCTGACATCTTCTACCATCAATTTAACATTTGAGCAACCGTTGACCTGAATTTTAATGACCTATGATCCTGTTTACGGTGAACTCTTTAACAGGATGATTTGTTTATTTCCAGCGACAGCTAATTATAAGCTTGACAAAATAAAACTTCGAGTTACAATTAGTTGCTATTTCATAACTAATTATCTATTATTggatagaataatttaatagaacaGGTTATAGAAAAAGATTGTTAAAATTTTGATATCCCTCAAACTATAATTATCAAATATAGTCTTGAtgacatttctttatttattcctttatttcggctttatttctttcttttacgtTGAACAGTCTGTTTTtcgctattttattttactccTCTTTGCTTCAGTCTATTCCTGcgcattttttatttacttacgtACGTTACTTACTTTACTTTAGGTAAATCTATGATGAAAGTATAGTCGAAACATATATTAAATACCGTGAGTGATAAGCAGACATGATCGCGGAACTAACCGAAAATTACTCTGAGTCTATAATTAGCCCACAGTAACAACGGCATCTTTCACTGTCAAGTAATCAGACAACTTATTTATTCTTGTTGTTCTTATTTGATATGCACCTCTAAAACATGATTTATATCATCGGTGACTACATCAAACGACATTGGCTTGACATCTAGCAATTCCTAATGAACATGTATCAACTATAGAACCTAAATAAgttatttgtaatgttttttactaaagagaatttatttattttgttcacgaatgattaaaatattatttgactaCTGGTAATTATCATCAATGACTCGAAGTTTCTTTTGATTAACGGTAATCATTATCAACcgtgaaaaatttgttttcttacCGTTTAACAATATCGAAGACAAACTTTCTTTTTTCTGATTGCATTTCTCTATTTTCTATCAACTCACTATTATTCAGTTCTACTGATAAATACAGTTACTTTTTTAAATAGCGTTACTTTGTGTCTTTCAAGGGAAATAGTAAGGGAGATGAGAATCGAATGTCTAATAAGAATCTTTCGAcgaaaaaacgaaaacaaaaactACAAGGAAAAAAGCCGTATCAATGTCGACCCGGAATTATTAATCTACTGGAACGAGAAACAATATACGATATTGCATGTAACTATCTTAATTAATGATacgaatgtataaataatttgtacagTTTTTTTGCTGTATAAGTATATGAATTAATATCTCTTTTACTCCATTTTTTCTTCCACGTATCTGTCAATGTTATCTTTTCgcttaataaaatgtataagctgcaatttatttttgttatattgacaGTAAACACTAATTATCTATCATGGAGACAATGATTAACAATAATCGAATGCAACCAAATGAACTTTTTGCCCCGTCAGTAATGATAATcgttaaacaaaatgaaactttttGAGTATTCACATTGATGTTTGATACCCAAAATGTGATGCCCCTTATAAACAATGATTACCGGTAATCGAAAAcgtgttattcttttgtaatgattatttatagacatttttaaaatttatcttGTAACAGTCGCGATGTTCGAATCCAATAGCTTTTCTAGCATCCCCGACATTCGTTTATAATGATCTTATCTGTCAAACGAAATGTAAATATCTGTTTCCAAACTAAGGGTTCAATTTTTTTGTATCTTAGATTAGGTACATTGATAAAATTCTATTCATGTCACAGTGCGTACTTACTTATCATGACAAATTTACGCTATCAAAAGATTTCGTCagattcattatataatttctcaATGGAAAAGACTTAGAGACAGAGACATATCGtctttgaaactgattttcattttcaagataCATGACGAGGAATGAAAGGCATTTCATCTCCAATCGTCATGCGTCAAGTCTGCCTTATACATTTTTACCTATTCATATGAACAATTCATCATCCAATCGGCGACACCAgtctttttcataattaaatttctagTCATTCACCTTTTACGTAACCACTAATTGGTATATTACGTAAAAATTCAGTGGCCCATTTTACGATAATGaaataactttaaatttaaatattatctcaCTTTTTTAGGATTTTTTGTTTCCTCAAAGCTGTagtcattgatttatttcgaatacAAACAGTAAcgtttattttctgtttaataatagccagtacatttatttttcattgttaatattcattattaaatgatAACCTGTTATTAGAAAAACGATAACATTACAATCACagattatacaaattttcaacgTCCACAAAATAAGTAAAGACAATCATTTTTCTGTAGTTCCTTAAGAAACTTCAGTACAAAATTGTGCTACTAAAATCCTACTTCAATACAAAATTAGTTCAGCTCCTTTCCTACATTATCATTTTCCACAGTTTCTTTTTTGTtccatacaaaataatattggtcttattgtaaataatgcacGAAGTATTATATGTACAATGACATTGTACAAGTGCAATACATTAAAACAGATTGTACGTCGCGCTTCAAATTTGACacgttttaattactttaacaaTGTAATGAAATCGTTACACTTTAATCCCTAATGTGTCATAATACTTTAcagtgaatgaaaatatttaactgcAGTTAAAAATGTGTGGTTCTATACATAATAATTGAAGTTCTTCGCCGATGTCAAGATACTTGAATTGATCCTCCGTCGCAGGCTCCCAAAGgactttaatattttcatcgagACACGGCGTAGGATTCctatacgaaaaatatttatcgtataatattgaaactaataataaacaTCAGGTACTCGGTAAGTCACAGATACATAACTTACCCCGTTCTGCCAAAATTGGTCCACAAACTAGTCAAACGTTCTATCGTTAATCTATCTTTCGTTCCTATTGCTGGTGGCTCCGGATCGTCAACCTTAATAGATTTCAAGTAAAACAGATACGCCAATTCGTCGACGTGAGACGCACCTAAAATATTCGTCTAATTATCCTTCTTAACCCACGatcatacaaaacaaataattcgAATGATGAAAGTATTAAATGTAGGAAGTTTCAAACATTCGCACAACAATTCACCATAGTAATACTAATCATTCTCTATTATTCCATAATCAAACGAATTACTTAATCAATTAAGGTGATTCCTTAAAGAACACAATTACCTTTTATAACACGGTTTACTAAGATATCCGTGTGTGTTTTCTGAGTGCCGACATACGAGTATACGTAACAATAACTAGGCGTTGACGTCCTTTTCACTCGATCTTCTAAATACATTTTCACAGGTATTCCAAAATATAAATCAGTTATGAAGTCTGAGAATTTCTCCAAATTCTGTGCACTGATCGGTTCCTTATCCAAATACCGATCTCTAACAGTttccaataacatttcaatcttTTCGGGCTCTAGCTTCTTTAATTTTGCTAACAGTTTCACATACTGTGGTAGAATGCTATTAAAATGCATCATTGTCTTGTCGGAATTGTCTGacagaaaacaaattaattacatGGATATTACGAATACGAACAGTCGGTAGAATGTAGTTGATCGAAAATCACCTTTAAGGAACATAATGAACTCATGCGACGTGTACCCTACTATCACAGGAATACAAATATCTTTTTCCATCATTTGTTCCATAGGCAATGGTAGGACAGGGTTGTCAGCTACGTCATCAGTGTTCAATGAAAACGGAAGAGAGAATATACTGTCTTCCTAAAAAATGATACAATCATTGTATTAAGTTAATTgctaaaatataaagaatacagCCTAATTCGAAGATCTTTTCAGCGTATTTCAGTTCATGTATGAATATCAGACATTGGTGAGTCTGTCCTTTGCGAACTGTTTCTACTTACAATGAATTCTGATATTAGTATATGTAGTCATATATTCTACCGTTCACTAACTTGACTAACTTCTATATTTATGAATACTTTTCTTAAGCCTCTATACGTATGGAATACATTTTTGGTGAAGAAAGtctttaattctatttaatatactCTATAATAGTGCAATACCAGATTTTCCATGAATGCGTTAGTACAGTCGCAAAGTGCAACTTTACTTCTTTTTATTGTCAGTTTGTCATATTGTAATCACTAGCTTACTATATGGTTTACTAACAGTATGACTGCAGTGAATATTCAATGTGAAATATCTCGACAAATATTGAGTACAGACTAGTTTAAGAAAGTACGCTTTGCAGAACTGTTATTGCAATATCATAGAGCCTGTCAAATAGTGCGAATCTTGCCGTTACAATATTTCTCTAACTTCAACAGAAACAAAATCATAGTTTGTCCCAGTTACTAGATACATTCATcaattacaaattcattttgaattaaaaatattttagtaaattaactttaaaaagACATTGGATTAATTTCTAGATCCAGTAGAACTGCCTATAAAATCATGAATTTGACTAAGCGCCTATATAGCTTAACTGCAAATGCAAAAGAGAATTAAGCGAACgaagaatctttgaaatatacaaaaccttcatcagatgaagttaaattatatatcaattgtttaagcaataggaaaaaaggaaactacacgctgacctcttgctgttcgagtaattaaatcgtttgtttgcgACTTTGTCCTTCAAATATGAAcacttcatctcgccgaaacgtcgacatacgtccgcaaagggttcaaaattcaattatgtGAACTGTTTAGGCATTCGAATTTGTTTACACAAAGATTCTACTCTATTATAGAACGCTCAGAAATCGACGACTAACAAGGAAAAGTATCAtactcggaaattcaaaaaattatgaaactttgtatgtaagtagagtaagtcaagcctaatacattgaaattcttttttgtaccgaatttcactttgaaggggtggaACCACCCATTAAAAGCAATGAAAATTTTTCCTTCTTATGGATCATTTTGAAAACGATAAAAGATAGCgaatgaatattgtattttttgtttaatttttctgGGATTATTTCTtaccattttcaagataatccacgggaaagaaaaatgttcatttttttcACCCCTTCACAGTGAATTACggcacaaaataaaaattgcaatgtattatgggcttgacttactctactaacacgcagtttcataattttttaaatttccaggttcgatacctttccttgtaagtTTAAATAGAGAAATGTTATTTGCCTCTTTCGTAAGAATGTTTTTAGTAGCGTTCACGATATCCGCCGCGTCGACAGTGCGAAGATATCTAACAACTTCTTCAGGATCGGTAGAATCTGTCCCGAGGGCGTTAGCAAGTTTAAAACCACGTTCCGGTCGACTTTGTCCTGCGTTCCATGGACACGACAGCAATCCACTTTGCATAATCGCCTTGTGGATCAGTCCTAAAAACAATGACAACACAAATTTTGAAGGCTCTTATCGAATCATGATGACCGTTGTTTATCGATTCTTGCTAATTAAAATTGGACGGTGATCTTATTAATTAGAAATGGCATTTATCACCTTTCGCGCGCGGCGATACAGCCAACGCATGCGTCAGGACACCTCCGGCGCTCGCGCCGAAAGCTGTGACATTGTTAGGGTCACCTCCgaagttagaaatattttccttgaCCCACTCCAGAGCAGCAATCAAATCTTTTAGTCCCTGGTTGCCCGGCGCCGCCTTGTGACCCAAATTTAAGAAACCTTTAACATCCCAGTTTACATCAATTTACTTCGATCCGTTCAAACGTCCATTCGTTTAATCCTTCAAAGCTATCGTTAAAGggaaatatgttaatatttaaaaaaagcatTGAAAACCTGGCATTGACAGactaaataaatacttaaaaaatttatcacatttttttaatgatatcgAAACTTGAATatcaaaatttgaatattataaatcttaTCTATGATAGCTTTTAAGGCCAGAATCTTACTTATTTAATTCTATGCAAATGTTCAATTATAATGCAGTGAAGACATCTTTAAAAGCGAAATAGGCATGTTCAAGGTGCTAACCGAAAGCGCCGAGTCTATAATTAACCGAAACGACCACGACGTCTTTCGTTAATAAATAATCGGGCCGCTTCTCCTCGAAGCTTCCTGTCCCCGATAGGTATCCTCCGCCATGAATCCAGAACATGACCGGTTTACACTGGTCGAGAGACGCAGTGTAAACATTAAGATAAAGACAGTCCTCCGTGCCGATCACGTTTTGCGGGTTCAGTTCTTGCAATTGCAGGGAACGTTTCCCGACAGGTTTGCTGACATCTTTGACGTCCGTCCATGGCGCTGGTGGTTGGGGGTCCTATTTGTTAAGCAGAAAGGAAGCGTTTAACAAAcgtataaattaaaatcaaaccaGTGTCGTAACCGGTACAAAAATTAATCGGACTTTTAATACTGTTTCGCGTGTCGAGAAAGAAAAAGCATTTAATGACTAAGCACTTTATTACATATGcgatgattaataattaattcgatcCGGCTAGAAACTATGCGTGTGTTTTCAGTGTACATGTGAAATCAATTTAGCAAGTCTATTACCTTAAATCTGAGTTCACCGATTGGGGGAGCAGCGAAAGGTATCTCATGAAACGCGATGAAGGAAGTGCCAAGAACACTTTTCTCTACAGCACCTCGTAATTTACCTTGCTTTACTATAACTATAGGATTGTACATTGTTGACCCGACTCTCACCAAGCTGGCAACACTCCAACGAACTTTGCAGAAAGATTGAGCATACAAGGCGAATTGCTTTCGTACCAGAATCATGTTAACCGTTTTATCGCGTAAAAACTGTCTGATATCACAAATTTAAGACAAGTTTCGGTTTCAAAGATAAGAGGCCTCGGTTTACACCAACATCCGTGTTGCGGGCATTGAAAACCGAGGTATTgctctataaaatttaaatgtgaaTTGAATACGTTTTCAGACTTATATAGTTATTTTATGCTTCGAAATCGAATCACGTAAAAGGTTTCTGAATCTAATCAGCAGTATGAATACAGTATATGTTTGAGTATAACCAAtatgaaaaacaattataattatatttgtacattttgaaCACTTATTGTAGATAAAACGGCCAATGGtcatattctaaataaaaattaactgtATCGAATCTTTTAATCTTATACAGAAACTCCTTATCATCTATCTTAatctgataaaataaaattagtcgtcatttattataaatgactttataaattatttacagatGATGATAGAcactttttaattaaagtttgGTTGGTACCTTCACAGACCGCTTAGCAGCTCTTGATACAGCTCAAAACGTAATATGTATGACGTACTGATCACATATGGAAATCTTTTAAGTGACTACTTACATAATGTAAATatgattattctattataaatattcaactgtccGCGAATTTTATAAGACAAGTGATGTTTAAACATTCTTTCAATTTGCTCATGATGAGACATTTTAGAAGGATTTTAGAAGAAATAGAAGTTCTGAAGGTAATCGGATATATCGTGAATCAGAAGATACTTACAATTAGACGTATCAATAATTCTGAATGATGTTCCAAGTATCGATAACCTCGATCTACAAATATCGATGGCCCACTTTTGCGATGTATAGATTCTAAAAGAAgcttattttcttgaaaattcaatgtatcCGACAAAACAAGTAGAAGAAAGCGCTTCTTTCCTTCAGATCGCTAAAATATGGTGTATCTACCCAAGATTCCGCAAATTTTTGGAACTTCTGAAATACCTTAAGATGATAATTCCCCGTTAATACTTCGCATACAAACTCTAATATTAGTCCAAATAGGTATCTTACCGTAATGGAAATTTTCAGGAACCGCTAATATTCAGGAAccgaaaataagtaattttcgaaattaaaaaatcattctatTTAGATTCATTATTCATCAACTCAACTTTACTGGATTTTCACTCTTTTCACAGTCTTTTTTACTTTAGGCGAAGGAGTAAGTTAAATACTCTATTTATAATAGACaacaattatttatgtaaatattcgtTCTATTATCTATAACTGATAACGATAAAATATGGATGTTGTTAAAGCGTTTACATATACTCTTTTTTTGTACTTTGTACCTGTCCATGATTGGTACAGGATCAGGTAATTGCAGGTCCTAGAACATAAGATCAcaatattcaaacaaataaacgtttcaaaaatataaaaattaataatatttcataataactaCTCGTCAATAGCAATTACCTTTTGctaaaaaattacttttctttttaatattctttaagttGAATCTGAAACATCTAGTTTCAACACAAAAGGCTGTTtgcagaagaaaatatttgcttgatgtttaataagaataatttaatattatagtcaATACCAGAATTTTAACAccttgaaatatgaaaaattctattttaagaaaatgtagacttaataaatattttgtcatttttatgtATTATGTGTTGCTAATAGTGCTAAACGTATTTAATATGCAATAAGAAATTAGTAGATATATTACCTTAAATCAAAGTTTTGTAAGTATAttaggaatatttttaaaatgggaTTTTAAGAAtaggattttgaaaatagtattttacaAATAGGAATATTTTCCCAACATTTCGTCATTACTGCATCTGGCTTTTACTTGTTAActtcattatataattgtaaataatcttgaaaatgtttagtcaaattatttttatatatttatttggcaTTTAATTTTAAGGTATAATAAAATGCAGCACAAAAgtgttacaaaattaaaaagccATAGGCAAAATAAAATCGAGTATGTACATCATTGAAAGAAGATTCAGCACTTGAAATAATTGGCTGTATTACTTTCAAAAAACAaagttaatattcttttacaaaacataaatataatcaatatagttacatatacattataaacattacataacaatgtatataatacaatatcgtTAAAATTTCTCAAAACATCGCTTTATAAAttgttgtataaaaaa comes from Nomia melanderi isolate GNS246 chromosome 7, iyNomMela1, whole genome shotgun sequence and encodes:
- the LOC116424268 gene encoding esterase FE4-like isoform X3, encoding MYNPIVIVKQGKLRGAVEKSVLGTSFIAFHEIPFAAPPIGELRFKDPQPPAPWTDVKDVSKPVGKRSLQLQELNPQNVIGTEDCLYLNVYTASLDQCKPVMFWIHGGGYLSGTGSFEEKRPDYLLTKDVVVVSVNYRLGAFGFLNLGHKAAPGNQGLKDLIAALEWVKENISNFGGDPNNVTAFGASAGGVLTHALAVSPRAKGLIHKAIMQSGLLSCPWNAGQSRPERGFKLANALGTDSTDPEEVVRYLRTVDAADIVNATKNILTKEEDSIFSLPFSLNTDDVADNPVLPLPMEQMMEKDICIPVIVGYTSHEFIMFLKDNSDKTMMHFNSILPQYVKLLAKLKKLEPEKIEMLLETVRDRYLDKEPISAQNLEKFSDFITDLYFGIPVKMYLEDRVKRTSTPSYCYVYSYVGTQKTHTDILVNRVIKGASHVDELAYLFYLKSIKVDDPEPPAIGTKDRLTIERLTSLWTNFGRTGNPTPCLDENIKVLWEPATEDQFKYLDIGEELQLLCIEPHIFNCS
- the LOC116424268 gene encoding esterase FE4-like isoform X4, coding for MFWIHGGGYLSGTGSFEEKRPDYLLTKDVVVVSVNYRLGAFGFLNLGHKAAPGNQGLKDLIAALEWVKENISNFGGDPNNVTAFGASAGGVLTHALAVSPRAKGLIHKAIMQSGLLSCPWNAGQSRPERGFKLANALGTDSTDPEEVVRYLRTVDAADIVNATKNILTKEEDSIFSLPFSLNTDDVADNPVLPLPMEQMMEKDICIPVIVGYTSHEFIMFLKDNSDKTMMHFNSILPQYVKLLAKLKKLEPEKIEMLLETVRDRYLDKEPISAQNLEKFSDFITDLYFGIPVKMYLEDRVKRTSTPSYCYVYSYVGTQKTHTDILVNRVIKGASHVDELAYLFYLKSIKVDDPEPPAIGTKDRLTIERLTSLWTNFGRTGNPTPCLDENIKVLWEPATEDQFKYLDIGEELQLLCIEPHIFNCS
- the LOC116424268 gene encoding esterase E4-like isoform X1, which codes for MSHHEQIERMFKHHLSYKIRGQLNIYNRIIIFTLFRWSVASLVRVGSTMYNPIVIVKQGKLRGAVEKSVLGTSFIAFHEIPFAAPPIGELRFKDPQPPAPWTDVKDVSKPVGKRSLQLQELNPQNVIGTEDCLYLNVYTASLDQCKPVMFWIHGGGYLSGTGSFEEKRPDYLLTKDVVVVSVNYRLGAFGFLNLGHKAAPGNQGLKDLIAALEWVKENISNFGGDPNNVTAFGASAGGVLTHALAVSPRAKGLIHKAIMQSGLLSCPWNAGQSRPERGFKLANALGTDSTDPEEVVRYLRTVDAADIVNATKNILTKEEDSIFSLPFSLNTDDVADNPVLPLPMEQMMEKDICIPVIVGYTSHEFIMFLKDNSDKTMMHFNSILPQYVKLLAKLKKLEPEKIEMLLETVRDRYLDKEPISAQNLEKFSDFITDLYFGIPVKMYLEDRVKRTSTPSYCYVYSYVGTQKTHTDILVNRVIKGASHVDELAYLFYLKSIKVDDPEPPAIGTKDRLTIERLTSLWTNFGRTGNPTPCLDENIKVLWEPATEDQFKYLDIGEELQLLCIEPHIFNCS
- the LOC116424268 gene encoding esterase FE4-like isoform X2 — translated: MILVRKQFALYAQSFCKVRWSVASLVRVGSTMYNPIVIVKQGKLRGAVEKSVLGTSFIAFHEIPFAAPPIGELRFKDPQPPAPWTDVKDVSKPVGKRSLQLQELNPQNVIGTEDCLYLNVYTASLDQCKPVMFWIHGGGYLSGTGSFEEKRPDYLLTKDVVVVSVNYRLGAFGFLNLGHKAAPGNQGLKDLIAALEWVKENISNFGGDPNNVTAFGASAGGVLTHALAVSPRAKGLIHKAIMQSGLLSCPWNAGQSRPERGFKLANALGTDSTDPEEVVRYLRTVDAADIVNATKNILTKEEDSIFSLPFSLNTDDVADNPVLPLPMEQMMEKDICIPVIVGYTSHEFIMFLKDNSDKTMMHFNSILPQYVKLLAKLKKLEPEKIEMLLETVRDRYLDKEPISAQNLEKFSDFITDLYFGIPVKMYLEDRVKRTSTPSYCYVYSYVGTQKTHTDILVNRVIKGASHVDELAYLFYLKSIKVDDPEPPAIGTKDRLTIERLTSLWTNFGRTGNPTPCLDENIKVLWEPATEDQFKYLDIGEELQLLCIEPHIFNCS